One window of the Pieris brassicae chromosome 2, ilPieBrab1.1, whole genome shotgun sequence genome contains the following:
- the LOC123720229 gene encoding uncharacterized protein LOC123720229 produces the protein MTEKSKETIFTALRNPSCSKGWLRWIVQLFFGIIIVSSFTLILLMSLKTRPSKYDQLSRCSIHNCRVVCFETPYYDKYENDIIEAAWQTNAICPTIVLTLQRPHFPNRTLPQNWLSKIRSHVNELAIIDGNLKHIPHRAFNTHFSSKLNTLILEKVGLSSWEPETFMGLTGLKQLYIKDCVFKNVTRNALQAVDDTLEFLDIKAGFEWNPRNLTGSADLRAISVVDFSLNPFYSILDKFSFTQIRMCKILHLNSCRISYLGLGTFDPLDYIEKIYLNDNYLVVVSDDFNDYCKRNEKPQPDVELGELGNEDNQIHKDRKSNNKTHTFHINGVCYNSTCQVFRVDSDVYNNGCRINRLKINEMTRARSSNLWPDAQDSDWLSLTFSIRSNQLSIVELSPKNVDPDQGLLWFESSCPDDVYCINSIPDVLKIFDQRYGVQYTFCLFDLRTSVIKSSQCISYTFPISSDMNVGYSKSKFMIIGFTILSIICLICGAICVYALIHRNPNLLKGNKRIVFVKHKEINALILPPKVPLRSFDHSNDDNVEKKIFFVTTHQSVSNLERTESFSPSSNEVSYISALQPTHEQLTQWRNKQSLKSPYKSPADFNFSKMFNNDSLPYYSLNETIYDTPYDAVRNEIARKQ, from the exons ATGACCGAGAAATCTAAAGAGACTATTTTCACTGCTTTGAG AAATCCATCATGTAGCAAAGGATGGCTTCGATGGATTGTCCAATTGTTTTTCGGAATTATCATTGTGTCCAGTTTTACACTTATTCTGCTAATGTCTTTAAAGACAAGGCCTTCGAAGTATGATCAACTTTCAAGATGCAGTATTCATAACTGTAGGGTGGTTTGTTTTGAAACACCATATTACGACAAATATGAAAACGATATTATCGAAGCGGCTTGG CAAACTAACGCTATCTGCCCAACAATAGTACTAACCTTACAACGCCCACACTTTCCAAATAGAACACTGCCCCAGAATTGGTTATCTAAAATACGCTCTCATGTAAATGAATTAGCGATTATTGACGGCAATCTGAAGCACATACCACACCGTGCTTTCAATACGCACTTCTCTAGTAAAttgaatacattaatattggaAAAGGTTGGGTTATCGAGCTGGGAACCCGAAACTTTCATGGGATTGACAGGCCTCAAACAACTATACATCAAAGATTGCGTTTTCAAAAATGTAACAAGAAACGCATTGCAAGCTGTTGACGACACTTTGGAATTCTTGGATATAAAAGCGGGCTTTGAGTGGAATCCGAGAAACCTTACTGGATCGGCGGACCTAAGAGCTATAAGCGTTGTGGATTTTTCATTAAACCCGTTTTACAGTATTCTGGACAAATTCAGCTTTACACAGATACGTATGTGCAAGATACTTCATTTAAATTCTTGTCGTATAAGCTATCTTGGACTGGGAACTTTTGATCCTTTGGATTACATAGAgaagatatatttaaacgACAACTATTTGGTCGTCGTTTCTGATG ATTTTAACGATTATTGTAAAAGAAATGAAAAGCCCCAACCCGATGTAGAATTGGGGGAATTGGGCAATGAAGATAATCAAATTCATAAAGATcgtaaatcaaataataaaacacatacaTTTCACATAAATGGCGTGTGCTACAACTCTACATGTCAAGTATTTAGAGTTGATTctgatgtatataataatggtTGTCGcataaatagattaaaaataaatgaaatgacaAGAGCTAGAAGTTCAAATTTATGGCCTGATGCTCAAGACAGTGACTGGTTAAGTTTGACATTTTCTATTCGCAGCAATCAACTGTCCATCGTAGAGTTGTCACCGAAGAACGTGGACCCAGACCAAGGACTACTTTGGTTTGAATCCAGTTGTCCAGATGACGTGTATTGCATAAATTCAATTCcagatgttttaaaaatattcgaccaACGTTATGGTGTGCAATACACGTTCTGCCTCTTTGATTTGCGTACTTCCGTTATAAAGTCAAGCCAATGCATTTCCTATACGTTTCCTATATCAAGTGATATGAACGTCGGGTATTCAAAGAGTAAATTCATGATTATTGGTTTTACAATTCTGTCAATAATATGCCTGATCTGTGGCGCTATCTGCGTTTACGCCTTGATTCACCGCAACCCAAATCTACTGAAAGGAAATAAACGAATCGTATTTGTAAAGCATAAAGAAATCAATGCATTAATTCTACCGCCCAAAGTACCCTTACGAAGCTTTGACCACTCAAATGATGATAATGTagagaaaaaaatcttttttgtgACAACTCATCAAAGTGTATCGAATTTGGAAAGAACCGAGTCATTCAGCCCTAGTAGCAATGAAGTGAGTTATATATCAGCACTACAACCGACCCATGAGCAATTAACGCAATGGCGAAATAAACAATCTTTAAAATCACCGTATAAATCTCCTGCTGACttcaatttttctaaaatgttCAATAATGATTCGCTGCCATATTACTCGCTAAACGAAACAATCTACGACACACCATACGACGCGGTTAGAAATGAAATAGCAcggaaacaataa